A single region of the Mechercharimyces sp. CAU 1602 genome encodes:
- the argJ gene encoding bifunctional ornithine acetyltransferase/N-acetylglutamate synthase, whose protein sequence is MGQTELLETSLDSESKVTVVSKPDITAPKGFFSAGLHCGIRRKHPDLGMIYCENPAAAAAVYTTNAFQAAPLKVTQTSLAEEETLQAILVNSGVANSCTGEEGLRDAYEMRKVGSDLLGLPVHRVAVVSTGLIGTRLPMEKVTTGLIELAPQLGRGLTKHHDFARSILTTDTKTKESAVTVQVNGEPVTVAGTAKGSGMIHPNMATMLGFMTTDANISSSMLHQLLKEVTDESFNMITVDGDTSTNDMVLAMASGQVEHEQLTEEHPDWQTFREGFLYVARSLAMDIARDGEGATRLIEARIKGASSVEGARKAAKAIVGSNLVKSAVFGQDANWGRIVCAVGYGDSSVHPDSVDAFIGPVAVVQKGLPLSFDEDAASQALQEEKVVLTVNLHQGTEEAVAWGCDLTYEYVKINACYRT, encoded by the coding sequence ATGGGTCAAACAGAGCTGCTTGAGACCAGCCTGGATAGTGAATCGAAAGTTACAGTTGTTTCTAAGCCGGATATAACAGCCCCCAAAGGATTTTTTAGCGCAGGGTTGCATTGTGGGATTCGCCGCAAGCATCCGGATTTAGGAATGATTTATTGCGAAAATCCAGCAGCTGCGGCAGCTGTCTACACGACCAATGCGTTTCAGGCGGCACCATTGAAGGTAACCCAGACAAGCTTGGCAGAGGAAGAGACGTTGCAGGCAATTCTCGTCAACAGTGGTGTTGCCAATTCGTGTACAGGAGAAGAGGGGTTGCGCGATGCCTATGAGATGAGAAAAGTAGGTTCCGATTTACTTGGTTTACCTGTACATCGAGTGGCTGTTGTCTCCACTGGATTGATCGGAACACGTCTGCCGATGGAGAAAGTGACGACGGGGTTGATTGAGTTGGCTCCGCAATTAGGAAGAGGACTAACGAAGCATCATGATTTCGCCCGTTCTATTTTGACGACTGATACCAAGACGAAAGAGTCAGCGGTTACGGTTCAAGTGAATGGCGAGCCGGTGACAGTTGCAGGCACTGCCAAAGGATCGGGTATGATTCATCCTAATATGGCTACTATGCTTGGTTTTATGACAACAGATGCGAATATTTCGTCATCTATGTTGCATCAACTTTTAAAGGAAGTGACAGATGAATCCTTTAATATGATCACCGTAGATGGGGACACCAGTACAAATGATATGGTTTTGGCGATGGCAAGCGGTCAAGTGGAACACGAGCAGCTGACGGAAGAACATCCTGATTGGCAGACTTTTCGTGAGGGATTTCTGTATGTTGCTCGTTCCTTAGCGATGGATATCGCACGGGACGGAGAAGGTGCCACCCGTTTGATTGAAGCTCGCATCAAAGGAGCTAGTAGTGTGGAGGGGGCAAGAAAAGCGGCCAAAGCGATCGTGGGCTCTAATTTGGTGAAGTCTGCTGTATTTGGTCAAGATGCCAACTGGGGGCGCATTGTTTGTGCCGTTGGTTATGGTGACTCCTCAGTCCATCCCGATAGCGTGGATGCATTCATCGGTCCGGTTGCCGTTGTTCAAAAAGGTTTGCCTCTTTCCTTTGATGAGGATGCGGCCAGTCAGGCATTACAAGAAGAAAAAGTGGTGCTTACCGTCAATCTTCATCAGGGAACGGAGGAGGCAGTTGCGTGGGGTTGTGATTTAACTTATGAGTATGTGAAGATCAACGCTTGCTACCGTACGTAA
- the argC gene encoding N-acetyl-gamma-glutamyl-phosphate reductase — MKAVVIGATGYGGVELVRLLDGHPHLEIGGLFSFSQAGKSYASLYPHLSHLEWTLAEMDVEAIIEAGEVVFFATPAGVSREWAPLLAERGKICIDLSGDFRLNSEDYRKWYGKKAATKRWLDESVYGLSEWFPEKIKEATLIANPGCYPTATLLALLPLLRAELIDPDFLVIDGKSGVTGAGRSTQQSKLFCETSENLRAYKVEGHQHIPEIERFASKIARKPINVSFTPHLVPMNRGLLVTMVAKLQPDVHIDSVRMAYEEDYKNQPFLRLLPEGCWPQTKGVQASNYCDISYSMDERTGRLTVVSVIDNLVKGAAGQAIQNANLRFDWPETSGLTGLPMFP, encoded by the coding sequence ATGAAGGCCGTCGTCATTGGGGCTACAGGCTATGGAGGCGTGGAACTGGTTCGATTATTGGACGGACATCCGCACCTTGAAATCGGTGGTCTCTTTTCATTTTCTCAGGCGGGCAAGTCATATGCTTCTCTTTATCCGCATCTCTCCCACTTGGAGTGGACCTTGGCGGAGATGGATGTAGAAGCGATTATAGAAGCGGGTGAAGTTGTATTCTTCGCTACACCAGCCGGAGTAAGTCGTGAGTGGGCCCCTCTGTTGGCCGAACGAGGCAAGATTTGCATCGATTTATCTGGAGACTTTCGGTTAAACAGCGAAGATTATCGGAAGTGGTATGGAAAAAAAGCCGCAACAAAGCGGTGGCTTGATGAATCAGTGTATGGATTAAGCGAATGGTTCCCAGAGAAAATTAAAGAAGCTACACTTATCGCCAATCCAGGTTGTTATCCAACAGCAACTCTTTTGGCGCTATTGCCGTTACTTCGAGCCGAACTAATTGATCCTGATTTTCTCGTAATTGATGGAAAATCAGGGGTAACTGGAGCCGGTCGTTCGACACAGCAATCCAAACTGTTTTGTGAGACGAGCGAAAACTTACGTGCCTATAAAGTGGAAGGGCATCAACACATCCCTGAAATTGAACGGTTTGCTAGTAAGATAGCGCGAAAGCCCATTAATGTTAGCTTTACTCCGCACCTGGTTCCGATGAACCGTGGGTTATTGGTAACGATGGTGGCAAAATTACAACCAGATGTTCATATAGATTCCGTTCGTATGGCATATGAAGAGGATTACAAGAATCAACCGTTCCTTCGCTTATTACCAGAAGGATGTTGGCCACAGACCAAAGGAGTGCAGGCAAGCAATTACTGTGATATATCCTATAGCATGGATGAACGTACAGGTCGCCTGACAGTGGTATCTGTCATCGATAATTTGGTTAAAGGGGCGGCCGGACAGGCAATTCAAAATGCGAATCTGCGTTTTGATTGGCCTGAAACATCAGGGCTAACAGGACTACCGATGTTCCCATAA
- a CDS encoding acetylornithine transaminase has translation MALFPTYVKREMVPAKGEGNVLIDEQGKRYLDFTSGLGVCNLGHCHPRVTAALTEQASCLWHVSNLFPIPIQQRVAERLTQATGMGAAFFCNSGAEANEAAIKLVRKAAQEKRGITNPEILTFKGSFHGRTLATLTATGQEKVKTGFSPLPAGFVTIAPEMEAVREATHEQTAAVMLELVQGEGGVCPIDPTFLQELVLFCHERGLLLVVDEIQTGMGRTGTLFAAQQYGLHPDVMTVAKGLGNGLPVGAMLARAELKEHFGVGSHGTTFGGNPLVMAAANAVLEELEQESLLGQVREMGEYLCSLLQERIGEHPAVTQIRGMGLMIGIQLLQEAGPIITSCEKEGLLVLPAGPNVIRLLPPLLVTKEEVKVAVTTLAHVLTRQMSTPQVG, from the coding sequence ATGGCACTCTTTCCGACTTATGTGAAGCGTGAGATGGTACCTGCAAAAGGAGAAGGGAATGTTCTAATAGATGAACAAGGAAAGCGTTACCTTGATTTCACTTCGGGTTTAGGAGTATGTAACCTAGGTCATTGTCATCCGCGAGTGACAGCCGCACTAACAGAGCAAGCGTCGTGCTTATGGCATGTTTCTAACCTTTTTCCGATCCCGATTCAGCAAAGAGTAGCCGAACGATTAACGCAGGCTACAGGTATGGGCGCTGCTTTCTTTTGTAATTCGGGGGCAGAGGCAAATGAAGCGGCTATTAAGCTTGTACGCAAGGCGGCACAGGAGAAGCGAGGGATAACCAACCCAGAAATCCTTACCTTTAAAGGTTCATTTCATGGTAGAACTTTGGCTACACTGACAGCTACAGGGCAAGAAAAAGTGAAAACTGGCTTCTCCCCTCTTCCGGCAGGGTTTGTTACGATTGCGCCGGAGATGGAAGCAGTCCGCGAGGCAACTCATGAGCAGACGGCTGCAGTAATGTTAGAACTGGTGCAAGGGGAGGGCGGAGTATGTCCGATCGACCCGACCTTTTTACAAGAACTAGTGTTATTTTGTCATGAGCGAGGATTGTTATTGGTGGTTGATGAGATTCAAACAGGGATGGGGCGTACGGGTACGCTGTTTGCTGCACAGCAGTATGGCCTTCATCCTGACGTGATGACCGTGGCCAAAGGGTTAGGCAATGGACTGCCCGTTGGAGCGATGCTGGCACGAGCAGAACTAAAAGAGCACTTTGGTGTTGGGAGTCATGGTACTACGTTTGGAGGGAATCCGTTAGTGATGGCAGCAGCGAATGCTGTACTTGAAGAGCTGGAGCAGGAATCACTCCTTGGACAGGTGCGTGAGATGGGAGAGTATCTATGTTCCCTCTTACAAGAGAGGATAGGTGAACACCCTGCGGTGACGCAGATTCGAGGAATGGGCTTAATGATTGGAATTCAACTTCTGCAGGAAGCAGGTCCGATCATTACGAGCTGTGAAAAAGAAGGGTTACTCGTTTTACCCGCAGGTCCTAATGTGATTCGCCTACTTCCACCGTTACTGGTGACAAAGGAAGAAGTGAAGGTAGCAGTGACAACCCTGGCACACGTTTTAACAAGGCAGATGTCAACCCCGCAAGTCGGATAA
- the cas6 gene encoding CRISPR-associated endoribonuclease Cas6: MRFQIELDCERPILLPRNYQRVLQGMIYHMIENENIRDFLHNKGFIWEERRFKPMVFSWLQGSYSIEKDKVRFYPPIRLYISSCWPPLIEELARAFLSTSVISLRGQAIMINHVEVLAEPPLDEGDLIVRTLSPITVYSTYESEEGRKVTYYYDVRDDSFSKLIRLNLIKKAKAIFDWNLEDRPFAIRPVGDVHERQQKRIWYKGFLIRAWNGTFRMSGDPFLKQMGYQVGLGGKNAQGFGMVESVLAQSQQVDGMKEKIAPLQKK; the protein is encoded by the coding sequence ATGAGGTTTCAAATTGAATTAGACTGCGAACGTCCCATTCTGTTGCCCAGGAATTATCAGCGAGTGTTGCAAGGCATGATTTATCATATGATAGAAAATGAAAACATCCGTGATTTCCTTCACAATAAAGGGTTCATTTGGGAAGAGCGCCGTTTTAAGCCGATGGTATTCTCCTGGCTGCAGGGTTCGTATTCGATTGAAAAGGATAAGGTGCGCTTTTATCCACCTATACGACTTTATATTAGCTCGTGTTGGCCACCATTGATAGAAGAGCTTGCGCGTGCGTTTCTGTCTACATCGGTTATCTCTTTACGTGGACAAGCGATTATGATTAATCACGTAGAGGTGCTGGCAGAGCCACCACTAGATGAAGGTGACTTGATTGTACGTACTCTTTCTCCCATTACGGTTTACTCTACTTATGAAAGTGAAGAAGGGCGCAAAGTGACGTATTATTACGACGTTCGCGATGATTCTTTTTCTAAACTGATTCGTTTGAATTTAATAAAAAAGGCGAAAGCAATCTTTGATTGGAATCTCGAAGATCGCCCGTTTGCTATTAGACCGGTAGGAGATGTACATGAACGACAGCAAAAGCGGATTTGGTATAAGGGGTTTCTCATTAGGGCATGGAATGGAACGTTTCGCATGAGTGGCGATCCTTTCCTAAAGCAAATGGGATATCAAGTGGGTCTAGGAGGAAAGAATGCGCAAGGCTTTGGAATGGTTGAATCTGTTTTAGCGCAATCTCAGCAAGTCGACGGCATGAAGGAAAAGATTGCCCCTCTACAAAAGAAATAA
- the argB gene encoding acetylglutamate kinase — MSRINEVAVIKVGGSVMAELHPTFYPVCVEMMRQGVQPVIVHGGGPWITQLMEKMNLSSRFVDGMRVTTAETMDVVEMVLAGKVNKRLVAQMERAGVPAVGVSGVDRQLLQATKQDEALGYVGKVKQVNPEILTHVMAKGWVPVIASLGVDEEGQRYNVNADTAAGAIADALQAKSLTLITDVPGILHGEGKEKEVVLQLTASEVEKWIATKKITGGMIPKVRAGVSALTHSLQEVIICGGKSTFSYTRETGLFGTRLIHEEVKTDGTLSDLCEA; from the coding sequence ATGAGTAGAATAAATGAAGTAGCTGTGATCAAAGTGGGTGGCAGTGTAATGGCAGAATTGCATCCCACTTTTTATCCTGTCTGTGTCGAGATGATGAGACAAGGGGTTCAACCGGTCATCGTGCATGGGGGAGGACCGTGGATTACCCAATTGATGGAGAAAATGAACCTAAGTTCCCGCTTTGTTGATGGAATGCGCGTAACGACAGCAGAAACGATGGATGTAGTGGAAATGGTGCTGGCGGGGAAGGTGAATAAGAGGCTCGTAGCACAGATGGAGCGGGCAGGAGTACCAGCAGTTGGTGTGAGTGGCGTTGATCGTCAGCTTTTGCAAGCGACAAAACAAGATGAAGCGCTGGGTTATGTGGGCAAAGTGAAGCAGGTGAATCCAGAGATTTTGACGCATGTGATGGCAAAAGGATGGGTCCCTGTGATCGCCTCGTTAGGGGTGGATGAAGAAGGACAGCGATACAACGTGAATGCAGATACGGCCGCAGGAGCGATAGCGGATGCGTTACAGGCAAAGAGTTTGACACTGATAACAGATGTACCCGGTATTCTGCACGGTGAAGGGAAGGAAAAAGAGGTGGTTTTGCAACTGACGGCTTCTGAAGTGGAAAAGTGGATTGCTACGAAAAAAATAACTGGTGGCATGATTCCTAAGGTGAGGGCAGGTGTCTCGGCGTTGACTCACTCTTTGCAAGAAGTGATTATTTGTGGGGGGAAAAGTACGTTTTCGTATACGCGCGAGACAGGACTTTTTGGAACACGGTTGATTCATGAGGAGGTGAAGACTGATGGCACTCTTTCCGACTTATGTGAAGCGTGA
- a CDS encoding GGIII-like transmembrane region-containing protein has product MQKYKRFLFIILLIFPLMLSGCIDADTHITVHKDGSGEYEFKVLLTQSMLSDYVDESFVEIKQAFIDEGFNVAPLEEDGKKGFLATKEVDNIADEPPFEDMDKFKGKLSSYLDPDSADQLMASTNSAMLPMGATSSLTVPPLFQNGYQLEQSFLFYTFRINTEADLTDMGGDGSLLSDLIMDQVNLRLLFTLPVEPQEHNADTVVDDGKTLIWNVEPGKKNPVAMTLQVPNPFGWIVLGAGGLLLIIGIVVLIIFVSKRKKAS; this is encoded by the coding sequence ATGCAGAAGTATAAGCGTTTCTTATTCATCATTTTACTCATATTTCCTCTCATGTTGAGTGGGTGCATCGATGCCGATACCCATATAACGGTTCATAAAGATGGATCCGGAGAATACGAGTTTAAGGTACTCTTGACACAATCCATGCTGAGTGATTATGTTGATGAATCTTTCGTTGAAATTAAACAAGCCTTCATCGATGAAGGCTTTAATGTCGCCCCTCTCGAAGAAGACGGAAAGAAAGGGTTTCTCGCTACCAAAGAAGTAGATAACATCGCAGATGAGCCTCCATTTGAAGACATGGACAAATTTAAAGGAAAGCTGTCCTCCTATCTTGATCCTGATTCAGCAGATCAGCTGATGGCTTCAACCAATTCTGCTATGCTACCCATGGGAGCAACTTCATCTTTAACCGTCCCACCCCTATTTCAGAATGGATATCAACTGGAACAAAGCTTCTTATTCTATACCTTCCGGATCAACACGGAGGCTGACCTCACAGATATGGGAGGGGACGGGAGTCTCCTGTCCGACTTGATCATGGATCAGGTCAACCTTCGCCTCTTATTTACCCTTCCAGTAGAACCGCAGGAGCATAATGCAGATACCGTGGTGGACGATGGAAAGACATTAATCTGGAATGTTGAGCCTGGAAAGAAGAATCCAGTTGCAATGACTCTTCAAGTTCCTAACCCCTTTGGGTGGATTGTTCTCGGTGCAGGAGGTCTACTCCTTATCATAGGCATAGTGGTTCTCATCATCTTCGTATCTAAACGAAAAAAAGCGAGCTAA